GCAGAGTCCCGGTCCGGGACGGCGGCGGCCCGTAGGCTGGCCCACGGACCGCCGGACGTGACGGACCGGCAGTTCTCCGCCGCAGTTCCCCAGCACAGGAGGTACCCGACCGTGGCCACCACCCGTACCGCGCACACCGTGTGGGAAGGCAACCTGCTCAACGGCAAGGGCATGGCGAGCTTCGACTCCTCCGGCATCGGCGAGTTCCCGGTCTCCTGGCCCGCCCGCAGCGAGGAGCCGAACGGCCTGACCAGCCCGGAGGAGCTGATCGCGGCCGCGCACTCCGCCTGCTTCTCGATGGCCCTCTCGCACGGCCTGGCCGGGGCGGGCACCCCGCCCACCCGGTTGAACACCAAGGCCGACGTGACCTTCCAGCCCGGCACCGGCATCACCGGCGTCCACCTGACCGTGGTCGGCGAGGTGCCCGGTCTGGACGAGGCCGGCTTCGCCAAGGCCGCCGAGGACGCCAAGCTCAACTGCCCGGTCAGCCAGGCCCTGACCGGCACCACGGTGACCCTGACCGCCAGCCTCGCCTGAGCGGTGCCCCTCCCCGCCGGTTCCGGCTGACGGCACGCCGGGCGCGCCGGACACACCGTCAGGGCGCGCCACCCACGGCCCACGCCCCTGGTCTGCTATGGGATCCGGTGATTCCGCAGGCCAGGGGCCTCGTCATGTTCCGCCACGGTCCGTCTGAAACCCGGATGAATCACCCTGGCGGCGGTCGCCGCCCGTTCGGCGGGCGTCCTATGATCGGCGACAGTGGCCAGGGCGCCACCACCACGTCCCCTTGGCGCGGCTCCGGCGGGTGAGCGAGCACCACACCCACCACACGCGGGCCAGGAGGCACCAGGCGAGCCGGCCACCGCGGTACGGGCAGCCGACCGGAACAGTGTGAGCAGCGGACGGGAGCGTGCCGTGCCGGGCCGGAACGAGGGGGCCGACGCACACCGCCAAGGCGTGCGGCACCAGGAACCGAGACACACCCACCAACCACACCCCGACCGCGAGACCGGCGGGCTGCGCACGGCGTACCGGCCCCCGGACGGGACGGCGGTCGCCGAGGGCCCCGGACCGGAGCTCGGGCACCGGGACCCGGATCCGGGTCAGGCGGAGCCCGGCCTCGGGCAGGTGGCTCTCGGCCAGCGGGAGGAGGACGGTTCGCCGGCGGTCTGCCCCACCTGCGCCGCCCCGGTGGGCGGGGACAGCGCCCAGCTGCTGGCCGC
The window above is part of the Kitasatospora sp. HUAS MG31 genome. Proteins encoded here:
- a CDS encoding OsmC family protein — its product is MATTRTAHTVWEGNLLNGKGMASFDSSGIGEFPVSWPARSEEPNGLTSPEELIAAAHSACFSMALSHGLAGAGTPPTRLNTKADVTFQPGTGITGVHLTVVGEVPGLDEAGFAKAAEDAKLNCPVSQALTGTTVTLTASLA